The window TTTATATAACCCCACATATGAGTTTCTTACCAATTGGTTAATAAAATTTAATATTGAAACCACCTTCTTTGCTCCAGAAGATGTTGAATATTTAGAAGAGTTTATTAAGGAGAATACAAAATTAATTGTTATAGAAAGTCCAACTAGTTTTCTCTTTGAAGTTTTAGATTTATCGAAGATATCTAAGGTAGCTAAAAAATATAGTATATATACAGTTATAGACAACACTTGGGCTACCCCCTACTTTCAAAATCCTATTGATTTTGGGATTGATATAGTAGTTCATTCAGCAAGTAAATATTTATCAGGGCACAGTGATATAATAGCTGGAGTAGCTATATCAAATGAGGATTTAATAAATAATGTAGAGAAAGAGAGAGAATTAAGAGGAGGTAATATAGGTCCCTTTGAGGCTTGGTTAATGTTAAGGGGTTTAAGAACTCTTCCTATTAGAATGAGGGAACATCAAAAGAATGCATTAATTGTAGCAGATTATTTAGAAAAGCATAATCGAGTATTAAAAGTAAATTATCCTGGACTTCCTTCCCATCCTCAACATAGTTTAGCAAAATCTCAAATGAAGGGTTTTAGCGGTTTATTTTCCTTTGAAATTGAAGGTAGCGAAAATCAGGTGAGAAAGTTTTTAAATAGTTTGAAATATTTTAAAATAGCAGTAAGCTGGGGAGGATTTGAGAGTTTAGTTTTTCCTGGAAAATACGCTTTTACTCCTAAAAGAAAGGATGGAGTAAACTTACCCGAAAATCTTATTAGAGTTTCTGTCGGTTTAGAGGATCCCTATGATTTAATAGAAGATTTAGAGAATGCCTTAGATAAGGCTTATAAATAATTTTTAAAAAGGAGGAGTCTTTTATGAAGGATATCCATATAGAAAAGTCTTTTTATGGAATTACAGAAGAGGGTATTCCTGTGGATCAGTATACATTAATAAATAAAAATGGTCTAATTATGAAGATAATAACCTATGGAGCGACTATTACAGAGCTTTGGGTGCCTGATAAAAATGGAGTTTTAGAAGATAT of the Dictyoglomus sp. genome contains:
- a CDS encoding PLP-dependent aspartate aminotransferase family protein → MTNLETIMIHYEEDNSSYFGAIVPPIFENSNFAFTSYEELENYFLKKIPKYVYTREGNPTIEILEKKLALLEKGERAKVFNAGVNALTSVILSFVKSGDHILAVKSLYNPTYEFLTNWLIKFNIETTFFAPEDVEYLEEFIKENTKLIVIESPTSFLFEVLDLSKISKVAKKYSIYTVIDNTWATPYFQNPIDFGIDIVVHSASKYLSGHSDIIAGVAISNEDLINNVEKERELRGGNIGPFEAWLMLRGLRTLPIRMREHQKNALIVADYLEKHNRVLKVNYPGLPSHPQHSLAKSQMKGFSGLFSFEIEGSENQVRKFLNSLKYFKIAVSWGGFESLVFPGKYAFTPKRKDGVNLPENLIRVSVGLEDPYDLIEDLENALDKAYK